From the Ictalurus furcatus strain D&B chromosome 19, Billie_1.0, whole genome shotgun sequence genome, one window contains:
- the LOC128623051 gene encoding zinc finger protein 174-like isoform X2, whose translation MKSRRRSLGKSPQTPAATGSEMYHCSDCGESFSKSHHLKDHKWIHTVENPFYCGQCGKSFTFQSNLQQHELIHTGEKPYHCGQCGKSFNPSI comes from the exons ATGAAATCCAGACGGCGCTCTTTAGGAAAATCTCCACAGACTCCTGCTGCTACTGGCTCAGAG ATGTACCACTGCTCAGATTGTGGGGAGAGTTTTTCTAAAAGTCATCATCTCAAAGATCACAAGTGGATCCACACAGTGGAGAACCCATtttactgtggacagtgtgggaagagttttacttttcagagtaatctccaacagcatgagctcattcacacaggagagaagccgtatcactgtggacagtgtgggaagagttttaatc CGTCCATTTAA
- the LOC128623051 gene encoding gastrula zinc finger protein XlCGF7.1-like isoform X1 yields MKSRRRSLGKSPQTPAATGSEMYHCSDCGESFSKSHHLKDHKWIHTVENPFYCGQCGKSFTFQSNLQQHELIHTGEKPYHCGQCGKSFNRKSNLQRHKLIHTEEKLYYCSQCGKSFTCKSNLQRHELIHTGEKLYYCSQCGKSFTYKCHLQRHERIHTREKPYHCTQCGKSFTQLCTLQQHKYIHTGEKLYHCGQCGKSFTCQLYLQRHERIHTGEKPYHCSQCGKSFRDQSRLHSHQQSHTGQKPYLCGHCGRSYTHSSSLRTHKCSNIKPSHIDVNLSN; encoded by the exons ATGAAATCCAGACGGCGCTCTTTAGGAAAATCTCCACAGACTCCTGCTGCTACTGGCTCAGAG ATGTACCACTGCTCAGATTGTGGGGAGAGTTTTTCTAAAAGTCATCATCTCAAAGATCACAAGTGGATCCACACAGTGGAGAACCCATtttactgtggacagtgtgggaagagttttacttttcagagtaatctccaacagcatgagctcattcacacaggagagaagccgtatcactgtggacagtgtgggaagagttttaatcgtAAGAGTAATCTCCAACGACATAAGCTCATTCACACAGAGGAAAAGCTGTATTACTGCtcccagtgtgggaagagttttacttgtaAGAGTAATCTCCAACGACATGagctcattcacacaggagagaagctgtATTACTGCTCCcaatgtgggaagagttttacttatAAGTGTCATCTCCAAcgacatgagcgcattcacacacgagagaagccgtatcactgcacgcagtgtgggaagagttttacccaACTATGTACTCTCCAACAACACAAgtacattcacacaggagagaagctgtatcactgtggacagtgtgggaagagctttactTGCCAGCTTTATCTCCAAcgacatgagcgcattcacacaggagagaagccgtatcactgctcgcagtgtgggaaaagttttcGTGACCAGAGCAGGCTCCACAGCCACCAGCAGAGTCATACAGGACAGAAACCGTACCTCTGTGGACATTGTGGGCGGAGCTATACTCATTCAAGTTCATTAAGGACACATAAGTGCTCTAATATAAAGCCATCACATATTGATGTGAATTTATCAAATTAA